Proteins from a genomic interval of Desulfovibrio aminophilus DSM 12254:
- the carA gene encoding glutamine-hydrolyzing carbamoyl-phosphate synthase small subunit, with the protein MKAVLTLEDGARFEGASFTGHGAAEGEVIFNTGMTGYQEILTDPSYVGQMVCMTYPLIGNYGVNPEDVESSRVQCAAFIVKECCKNPSNWRSTMPLPEYLERAGVMGIEGIDTRALTRHLRLHGAQRGYMTTEDLSPEEMIARARAIPSMEGLNLVERVTCGSAYAWDDAAPRPVDTDKGYDWSGSGPRLVVYDFGIKWNILRLLAGQGFDLLVVPACTTAAQVRDLAPDAVFLSNGPGDPAAVTTAVEAARDLIKDYPVAGICLGHQLLGLALGGTTYKLKFGHHGCNHPVLDLETGKIEISSQNHGFCVDISALDSLKMTHRNLNDGTLEGFAHRDRPILAIQFHPEAAPGPHDSQCFMAKFRELVRRETGK; encoded by the coding sequence GCTTCGTTCACCGGCCACGGCGCGGCCGAAGGCGAGGTCATCTTCAACACCGGCATGACCGGCTACCAGGAGATCCTCACCGACCCGTCCTACGTGGGCCAGATGGTCTGCATGACCTATCCGCTCATCGGCAACTACGGGGTCAACCCCGAGGACGTGGAGTCGTCGCGGGTCCAGTGCGCGGCCTTCATCGTCAAGGAATGCTGCAAGAACCCCAGCAACTGGCGTTCGACCATGCCTCTGCCGGAATACCTGGAGCGGGCGGGCGTCATGGGCATCGAGGGCATCGACACCCGGGCCCTCACCCGCCACCTGCGCCTGCACGGGGCCCAGCGCGGCTACATGACCACCGAGGATCTTTCGCCCGAGGAGATGATCGCCCGGGCTCGGGCCATCCCCTCCATGGAAGGTCTGAATCTGGTCGAACGCGTCACCTGCGGCTCGGCCTACGCCTGGGACGACGCGGCTCCCCGTCCGGTGGACACGGACAAGGGGTACGACTGGTCCGGCTCCGGTCCCCGGCTCGTGGTTTATGATTTCGGCATCAAGTGGAACATCCTGCGCCTTTTGGCCGGGCAGGGCTTTGATCTGCTGGTGGTGCCCGCCTGCACCACGGCGGCCCAGGTGCGCGACCTGGCTCCGGACGCCGTGTTTCTCTCCAACGGTCCCGGCGATCCGGCGGCCGTGACCACGGCCGTGGAGGCCGCCCGCGACCTCATCAAGGACTATCCCGTGGCCGGAATCTGTCTCGGGCACCAGCTCCTGGGCCTGGCCCTGGGCGGGACCACCTACAAGCTCAAGTTCGGCCACCACGGCTGCAACCATCCCGTGCTCGACCTGGAGACAGGCAAGATCGAGATCTCCTCGCAGAACCACGGCTTCTGCGTGGATATCTCCGCCCTGGACTCCCTGAAGATGACCCATAGGAACCTCAACGACGGCACATTGGAGGGCTTCGCCCACCGCGACAGACCCATCCTCGCCATCCAGTTCCATCCGGAGGCGGCACCGGGGCCGCATGACAGCCAATGCTTCATGGCCAAGTTCCGGGAGTTGGTCCGCCGGGAGACGGGCAAGTAG
- a CDS encoding tetratricopeptide repeat protein, with translation MSTELIKARQRLATVRTQLKQGKSMPAVQAVHDALILILKSSLMKSEKDEFAKLLGDAVAALNSDPGLRKIYPLVIQYSPGAEKELLDSIYELLQEMQNLVTEDAKKDLAELERRKMESLAQAQAKLDAQKYEEAKLLFDQLVAEFPHDTDLKADIADRFLKVGRYQDALGYLEEALRHDPNAIHLYNRIGIVLRKMQDFATAEKYYLKAQEIADNDEYLLFNVGRLYIDWKKWPEVEKAAQRALKVNPGFAEAEKMLAFARKMMGK, from the coding sequence ATGTCCACGGAACTCATCAAGGCCCGCCAGCGGCTCGCCACGGTCCGCACCCAGCTCAAGCAGGGCAAGAGCATGCCCGCGGTGCAGGCCGTGCATGACGCCCTCATCCTCATCCTCAAGTCCTCGCTCATGAAGAGCGAGAAGGACGAGTTCGCCAAGCTGCTCGGAGACGCCGTGGCCGCGCTCAATTCCGACCCAGGACTGCGAAAGATCTACCCTCTGGTCATCCAGTATTCTCCGGGGGCCGAGAAGGAGCTTCTGGACTCGATCTATGAGCTGCTCCAGGAGATGCAGAACCTGGTCACCGAGGACGCCAAGAAGGATCTGGCCGAACTGGAGCGCCGCAAGATGGAGAGCCTGGCCCAGGCCCAGGCCAAGCTTGACGCTCAGAAGTACGAAGAGGCCAAGCTCCTTTTCGACCAGCTTGTGGCCGAATTCCCCCACGACACGGACCTCAAGGCCGACATCGCCGACCGCTTTCTCAAAGTGGGCCGCTACCAGGACGCCCTGGGCTACCTGGAAGAGGCCTTGCGCCACGATCCCAACGCCATCCACCTGTACAACCGCATCGGCATCGTCCTGCGCAAGATGCAGGACTTCGCCACGGCAGAGAAGTATTACCTCAAGGCCCAGGAGATCGCGGACAACGACGAGTACCTGCTCTTCAACGTCGGTAGGCTGTATATCGACTGGAAGAAGTGGCCGGAGGTGGAGAAGGCCGCCCAGCGCGCCCTGAAGGTCAACCCCGGCTTCGCCGAAGCCGAGAAGATGCTGGCCTTCGCCCGCAAGATGATGGGGAAGTGA
- a CDS encoding FAD-dependent oxidoreductase, translating to MLRTDILVIGSGLAGLRAALAARAADSRLTVHVLSPSAGPSGSSFANRNDCLGMQIPDPDDAGFDAEVLRLAAPGFADPTLVRLPRLEARARLDDLLRLGLDFRRAPDGSLEFLPGCFSATPRAVIFNGLARAHALFRGAAEAAGVRFLGGLTARELVVADGRAAGARFMDRDGGEVDVSARAVILAAGGPAPLFERSMCGPGNDALSYGLLERAGARLANAGFVQFFWNDAGSGRFVQPGVILRPGTELHGPRGGLTLTAGHPALAQAEARVRHCPAGYGLPDAILDELLLAHAEEDGVVRLTTAEGVEMGLAFCAHAGNGGAVVDADGMTGVSGLFACGECATGMHGANRLGGGMVLATQVFGFRAGVAAARLASGASRPSTSAFNLLPPLPPSESPALLERLRRGMQRHCLFGPRPGLRGFVRELEGMARTSPSACSALILARALLPGA from the coding sequence GTGCTCCGGACCGACATCCTGGTCATCGGCTCCGGCCTGGCTGGCCTGCGCGCGGCCTTGGCCGCCCGCGCCGCCGACTCCCGTTTGACTGTTCATGTGCTCTCTCCCTCCGCCGGTCCTTCGGGCTCGTCCTTCGCCAACCGCAACGACTGCCTGGGGATGCAGATCCCCGATCCGGACGACGCGGGCTTCGATGCCGAGGTCCTGCGTTTGGCCGCTCCGGGGTTCGCGGACCCGACGCTGGTGCGCCTGCCGCGTCTGGAGGCCCGGGCGCGGTTGGATGACCTTCTGCGGCTGGGTTTGGATTTCCGCCGCGCGCCGGACGGCTCCCTCGAGTTCTTGCCGGGCTGTTTCAGCGCCACCCCCCGGGCCGTGATCTTCAACGGCCTGGCCCGGGCGCATGCCCTGTTCCGGGGCGCGGCCGAGGCCGCCGGGGTGCGTTTTCTGGGCGGGCTGACGGCGCGGGAGCTGGTGGTGGCCGACGGCCGCGCGGCCGGGGCCCGTTTCATGGACCGGGACGGCGGCGAGGTGGACGTGTCCGCGCGGGCGGTGATCTTGGCCGCCGGGGGGCCTGCTCCGCTTTTCGAACGCAGCATGTGCGGCCCGGGCAACGACGCCCTGTCCTACGGGCTCCTGGAACGGGCCGGGGCGCGTCTGGCCAATGCCGGGTTCGTGCAGTTCTTTTGGAACGACGCCGGGTCCGGGCGGTTCGTCCAGCCCGGGGTGATTCTCCGTCCCGGGACCGAGCTCCACGGCCCGCGAGGGGGGCTCACCCTGACGGCAGGGCATCCGGCATTGGCCCAGGCCGAGGCCCGGGTCAGGCACTGTCCGGCCGGTTACGGCCTGCCCGACGCGATTCTGGACGAACTGCTCCTGGCTCACGCCGAAGAGGATGGGGTGGTTCGCCTGACCACGGCGGAGGGTGTGGAGATGGGCCTGGCCTTCTGCGCCCACGCGGGCAACGGCGGGGCCGTGGTGGACGCCGACGGCATGACCGGCGTTTCGGGACTGTTCGCCTGCGGCGAATGCGCCACGGGCATGCACGGGGCCAACCGCCTGGGGGGCGGCATGGTCCTGGCCACCCAGGTCTTCGGTTTCCGTGCCGGAGTGGCTGCGGCTCGTTTGGCGTCCGGGGCGAGTCGGCCCTCCACCTCGGCCTTCAACCTCCTTCCGCCGCTGCCGCCGTCTGAGTCTCCGGCGCTGCTGGAGCGGCTGCGCCGAGGCATGCAACGGCACTGCCTGTTCGGCCCCCGGCCCGGCCTGCGTGGATTCGTCCGGGAACTGGAGGGCATGGCCCGGACCTCGCCCTCGGCCTGTTCGGCTCTGATTCTGGCCCGCGCGCTCCTGCCCGGGGCATGA
- a CDS encoding chemotaxis protein, producing MKTTNILLESGTNELEIVEFYIEEASRASDGESYKGYYGVNVAKVLEIMQKPKITEMPEVSHPSVLGAFNLRSKVIPLVDLAMWLGKKRVEKEPPKVIVTEFNKVTSAFLVSGVTRIHRISWEEVEAPNRYVAALSSNSITGVVKLEGRIVFILDLEKIVAELNPSLALRLDDNVDWDTDAHYRALVADDSSMVREMMKDLLTKANFQVECCNNGKECWDRLQEFKQKCEAESRPVTDFVQVVVSDIEMPAMDGHNLTKRIKEDPALRQLPVILFSSLITDKLRHKGDAVGADDQISKPEITQLAKRAAALIQAQG from the coding sequence GTGAAGACGACCAACATCCTCCTGGAGTCTGGAACCAACGAGCTGGAAATCGTTGAGTTTTACATCGAGGAAGCCTCCAGGGCGAGCGACGGCGAATCCTACAAGGGATACTACGGCGTCAACGTCGCCAAGGTTCTGGAGATCATGCAGAAGCCCAAGATCACCGAAATGCCCGAGGTTTCCCATCCCTCGGTGCTCGGGGCCTTCAACCTGCGCTCGAAGGTCATTCCGTTGGTGGATCTGGCCATGTGGCTGGGCAAAAAGCGCGTAGAGAAGGAACCGCCCAAGGTCATCGTCACCGAATTCAACAAGGTCACCTCGGCCTTCCTCGTCTCCGGCGTGACCCGCATCCACCGCATCAGCTGGGAGGAAGTCGAGGCGCCCAACCGCTATGTGGCCGCCCTGTCCTCCAACTCCATCACCGGCGTGGTCAAGCTCGAAGGCCGCATCGTCTTCATCCTCGACCTGGAGAAGATCGTTGCCGAGTTGAACCCCAGCCTGGCCCTGCGTCTGGACGACAACGTGGACTGGGACACCGACGCGCACTATCGGGCCCTGGTGGCCGACGACTCGTCCATGGTCCGCGAAATGATGAAGGATCTGCTGACCAAGGCCAACTTCCAGGTGGAGTGCTGCAACAACGGCAAGGAGTGCTGGGACCGGCTCCAGGAGTTCAAGCAAAAATGCGAGGCCGAGAGCCGTCCGGTGACGGATTTCGTGCAGGTGGTGGTTTCGGACATCGAAATGCCCGCCATGGATGGCCACAACCTGACCAAGCGCATCAAGGAGGATCCGGCCCTGCGCCAGTTGCCGGTGATCCTCTTCTCCTCGCTCATCACCGACAAGCTGCGCCACAAGGGCGACGCCGTGGGCGCGGACGACCAGATTTCCAAGCCGGAGATCACCCAGCTGGCCAAACGCGCCGCCGCCCTGATCCAGGCCCAGGGCTGA
- a CDS encoding tRNA dihydrouridine synthase, producing the protein MRIGPCMQTPPITPDAPWLAPLAGYSDLPFRMLCRRQGAAVACTEMVSAKGLLYGGPGSDRILDTHPEDAPLVIQLFGSEPATFGPVMDRLLERGFRYFDLNSGCPVRKVLKSGSGAALMKTPETLLAIAEVMVRSAAPGSVGVKIRLGFNVGEENFLDLARRLEDLGVGWLTLHPRYARQMFMGRAHWDRLAALVRSVDVPVVASGDLLCAEDAVRCVEETGVAGLMFARGALHDPSIFARYLALRRGATLPPADGPFLAAVVREHIRLTREFDGSPRSFRKIRSLIPRYARGLRDVRALRTRLLTCLTWEALEETAEAIAILEPADPHPHYAPEAFPLTDPYAED; encoded by the coding sequence ATGCGTATTGGCCCCTGCATGCAGACTCCGCCCATCACTCCCGACGCGCCCTGGCTGGCGCCCCTGGCCGGATACTCGGACCTCCCCTTCCGCATGCTCTGCCGCCGCCAGGGCGCGGCCGTGGCCTGCACCGAGATGGTCAGCGCCAAGGGCCTCCTCTACGGCGGCCCCGGCAGCGACCGCATCCTGGACACCCACCCCGAGGACGCCCCCCTGGTGATTCAGCTCTTCGGCTCCGAGCCCGCGACATTCGGGCCGGTCATGGACCGGCTGCTGGAACGTGGCTTCCGGTACTTCGACCTGAACTCCGGTTGCCCGGTGCGCAAGGTGCTCAAGTCCGGCAGCGGGGCGGCCCTGATGAAGACGCCGGAAACACTCCTGGCGATCGCCGAGGTCATGGTCCGGTCCGCCGCGCCCGGTTCGGTGGGCGTCAAGATCCGCCTCGGCTTCAACGTGGGCGAGGAAAATTTCCTGGACTTGGCGCGCCGGCTGGAAGACCTGGGCGTGGGCTGGCTCACCCTGCACCCGCGCTACGCTCGGCAGATGTTCATGGGCCGGGCCCACTGGGATCGCCTGGCCGCGCTGGTTCGGAGCGTGGATGTTCCGGTGGTGGCCAGTGGTGATCTGCTCTGCGCCGAGGACGCCGTCCGCTGCGTGGAGGAAACCGGCGTGGCTGGGCTCATGTTCGCCCGGGGCGCCCTGCACGACCCGAGCATCTTCGCCCGCTACCTGGCCCTGCGACGTGGCGCCACCCTGCCGCCCGCCGACGGTCCCTTCCTGGCCGCGGTGGTGCGCGAACACATCCGCCTGACCCGGGAATTCGACGGTTCCCCGCGCTCCTTCCGCAAAATCCGCTCCCTCATCCCCCGCTATGCCCGGGGGCTGCGCGACGTCCGCGCCCTGCGCACCCGACTGCTCACCTGCCTCACCTGGGAGGCGCTGGAGGAAACGGCCGAGGCCATCGCCATCCTGGAACCCGCCGATCCCCATCCTCATTACGCCCCCGAGGCTTTTCCATTGACGGACCCTTATGCCGAAGACTAA
- the tuf gene encoding elongation factor Tu, producing MGKAKFERNKPHVNIGTIGHIDHGKTTLTAAVTKMASLKGMGSFVGYDQIDKAPEEKERGITIATAHVEYETATRHYAHVDCPGHADYIKNMITGAAQMDGAILVVAATDGPMPQTREHILLARQVGVPSMVVFLNKCDMVDDAELLELVELEVRELLTKYGFPGDEIPIIKGSALKALESDDVNSADAKPIFELLDACDSYIPEPKREIDMPYLMPIEDVFSISGRGTVVTGRVERGIIKVGDEVAIIGIKDTVKSTCTGVEMFRKILDQGQAGDNVGVLLRGVKREDVERGQVLAKPGSITPHKKFKGEVYVLSKEEGGRHTPFFSGYRPQFYFRTTDITGVVTLEEGVEMVMPGDNATFTVELIAPIAMEKGLRFAIREGGRTVGAGVVTDILE from the coding sequence ATGGGAAAGGCCAAGTTTGAGCGGAACAAGCCGCACGTCAACATCGGCACCATCGGTCACATCGACCACGGCAAGACCACCCTCACCGCCGCCGTCACCAAGATGGCCTCGCTGAAGGGCATGGGCAGCTTCGTCGGTTACGATCAGATCGACAAGGCTCCCGAAGAGAAGGAGCGCGGCATCACGATCGCCACGGCGCACGTGGAGTACGAGACCGCCACCCGTCACTACGCCCACGTGGACTGCCCCGGCCACGCCGACTACATCAAGAACATGATCACCGGCGCGGCCCAGATGGACGGCGCCATTCTGGTCGTGGCCGCCACCGACGGCCCCATGCCCCAGACCCGTGAGCACATCCTGCTCGCCCGTCAGGTCGGCGTGCCCAGCATGGTCGTGTTCCTGAACAAGTGCGACATGGTCGACGACGCCGAACTGCTGGAGCTGGTCGAGCTGGAAGTGCGTGAGCTGCTCACCAAGTACGGCTTCCCCGGCGACGAGATTCCGATCATCAAGGGTTCGGCCCTGAAGGCCCTGGAGAGCGACGACGTCAACTCCGCCGACGCCAAGCCCATCTTCGAGCTGCTCGACGCCTGCGACTCCTACATCCCGGAGCCCAAGCGCGAGATCGACATGCCCTACCTGATGCCCATCGAGGACGTGTTCTCCATCTCCGGCCGCGGCACCGTCGTGACCGGTCGTGTGGAGCGCGGCATCATCAAGGTCGGCGACGAAGTCGCGATCATCGGCATCAAGGACACCGTCAAGTCCACCTGCACCGGCGTGGAGATGTTCCGCAAGATCCTGGACCAGGGTCAGGCGGGCGACAACGTGGGCGTGCTCCTTCGCGGCGTGAAGCGCGAGGACGTGGAGCGCGGTCAGGTGCTGGCCAAGCCGGGCAGCATCACCCCGCACAAGAAGTTCAAGGGCGAGGTCTACGTCCTGTCCAAGGAAGAGGGCGGCCGTCACACCCCGTTCTTCTCCGGCTACCGTCCCCAGTTCTACTTCCGCACCACGGACATCACCGGCGTGGTGACCCTGGAAGAGGGCGTCGAGATGGTCATGCCGGGCGACAACGCCACCTTCACCGTTGAGCTGATCGCCCCCATCGCCATGGAAAAGGGCCTGCGCTTCGCCATCCGCGAGGGCGGCCGCACCGTCGGCGCGGGCGTCGTCACCGACATCCTGGAGTAA
- the rpmG gene encoding 50S ribosomal protein L33 produces the protein MRVNIQLQCTECKRRNYATEKNKKNTTGRLEVMKYCPWDKKHTLHRESK, from the coding sequence ATGCGGGTCAACATCCAGCTGCAGTGCACCGAGTGCAAGCGGCGCAATTACGCGACCGAGAAGAACAAGAAGAACACTACCGGCCGCCTGGAAGTGATGAAGTATTGTCCTTGGGACAAGAAGCACACTCTTCACCGCGAGTCCAAGTAG
- the secE gene encoding preprotein translocase subunit SecE — protein MAKDKTKDSAEQTPQATGLVGKLGELKTFFEESKVEIKKVVWPTRKETVTTCIAVLVLVLVMSLFLGIVDLGFSKIIEAILS, from the coding sequence ATGGCCAAAGACAAGACGAAAGATTCGGCCGAGCAGACCCCCCAGGCCACCGGCCTGGTCGGCAAACTCGGGGAACTGAAGACGTTCTTCGAGGAGTCCAAGGTCGAGATCAAGAAGGTGGTTTGGCCTACCCGCAAGGAGACGGTCACCACCTGCATCGCGGTCCTGGTCCTTGTTCTCGTGATGTCGCTGTTCCTGGGAATTGTTGACCTGGGATTCTCCAAGATCATAGAGGCGATTTTGTCCTAG
- the nusG gene encoding transcription termination/antitermination protein NusG: MSDIVDSAQTEQRARWYIVHTYSGFEHRVEQTIREMMRTGQDHGQVKEVVMPTEKVVEMVKGEKRTSTRKFYPGYVMLKMVLSDESWHLIQSIPRVTGFVGGKNRPTPMRDSEAEAILAMMETRQEQPRPKFHFERGDEVRVIDGPFGGFNGVVEDVNYDKGKLRVAVSIFGRQTPVELDFVQVTKG, from the coding sequence ATGAGCGACATTGTCGACAGTGCACAGACAGAGCAGCGTGCTCGCTGGTATATCGTCCATACGTATTCCGGCTTCGAGCATCGCGTCGAGCAGACCATCCGCGAAATGATGCGGACCGGGCAGGATCACGGCCAAGTCAAGGAAGTGGTCATGCCCACCGAAAAGGTCGTGGAGATGGTCAAGGGGGAGAAGCGGACCTCCACACGCAAGTTCTACCCCGGCTACGTCATGCTCAAGATGGTGCTGAGCGACGAATCCTGGCACCTGATTCAGTCCATCCCCCGCGTCACCGGCTTCGTGGGCGGCAAGAACCGCCCCACGCCCATGCGCGACAGCGAGGCCGAGGCCATCCTGGCCATGATGGAGACGCGTCAGGAGCAGCCCCGGCCCAAGTTCCACTTCGAACGTGGGGACGAGGTCAGGGTCATCGATGGGCCTTTCGGCGGGTTCAACGGCGTCGTAGAGGACGTCAACTACGACAAGGGCAAGCTGCGCGTGGCGGTGTCCATCTTCGGTCGCCAGACCCCGGTGGAGCTTGACTTCGTTCAGGTGACGAAAGGATAG
- the rplK gene encoding 50S ribosomal protein L11, with translation MAKKITGKIKLQIPAGAANPSPPVGPALGQHGVNIMEFCKAFNAKTQDQKGMIIPVIITVYADRSFTFITKTPPASVLLLKAAKLDKGSGTPNKDKVGKVTMAQVEEIAKLKLPDLTANDVEAAKRSVMGTARSMGIEVIA, from the coding sequence ATGGCCAAGAAGATTACCGGCAAAATCAAACTGCAGATCCCCGCTGGCGCCGCCAATCCGTCGCCGCCGGTCGGCCCGGCCCTGGGCCAGCACGGCGTGAACATCATGGAGTTCTGCAAGGCTTTCAATGCCAAGACCCAGGACCAGAAGGGGATGATCATTCCGGTGATCATCACCGTCTACGCCGACCGTTCCTTCACCTTCATCACCAAGACCCCTCCGGCCTCGGTGCTGCTCCTGAAGGCGGCCAAGCTGGACAAGGGGTCGGGGACTCCGAACAAGGACAAGGTCGGCAAGGTGACCATGGCTCAGGTGGAGGAGATCGCCAAGCTCAAGCTTCCCGATCTCACCGCCAACGATGTCGAGGCCGCCAAGCGCAGCGTCATGGGAACCGCCCGCAGCATGGGCATTGAAGTGATAGCCTAG
- the rplA gene encoding 50S ribosomal protein L1, translating to MAQHGKKYRKAVEGPDLTQKYQVDEALKMAVGKAFAKFDETVDVAINLGVDPKYSDQMVRGAVSLPNGLGKTVRVAAFCKGDKEAEAKEAGADVAGAEDLLEKIKGGWLEFDKAVATPDMMALVGQVGRVLGPRGLMPNAKTGTVTFEIGKAVRELKAGKVEFKVDKAGVLHAPIGKVSFGPEKLLENLKALLDTVNRLKPSSAKGTYMQGMAVATTMGPGVKVDPLSIRKFLES from the coding sequence ATGGCACAGCATGGAAAGAAATATCGCAAGGCCGTCGAGGGCCCGGACCTGACCCAGAAGTATCAGGTCGATGAAGCCCTCAAGATGGCCGTCGGCAAAGCCTTCGCCAAGTTCGACGAGACCGTGGACGTGGCGATCAACCTGGGAGTCGACCCCAAGTACTCCGATCAGATGGTGCGCGGCGCCGTGAGCCTGCCCAACGGCTTGGGCAAGACGGTGCGCGTGGCCGCCTTCTGCAAGGGCGATAAGGAAGCCGAGGCCAAGGAGGCCGGAGCCGACGTGGCCGGCGCCGAGGATCTTCTGGAGAAGATCAAGGGCGGCTGGCTGGAGTTCGACAAGGCCGTGGCCACCCCGGACATGATGGCCCTGGTGGGTCAGGTGGGCCGGGTGCTCGGCCCCCGCGGACTCATGCCCAACGCCAAGACCGGCACTGTGACCTTCGAGATCGGCAAGGCCGTTCGCGAACTCAAGGCTGGCAAGGTGGAATTCAAGGTGGACAAGGCGGGCGTGCTGCACGCCCCCATCGGCAAGGTGTCCTTCGGTCCCGAGAAGCTCTTGGAGAACCTGAAGGCCCTGCTCGACACCGTCAACCGCCTCAAGCCCTCCAGCGCGAAGGGCACCTACATGCAGGGGATGGCCGTGGCCACGACCATGGGCCCCGGCGTGAAGGTGGATCCCCTGAGCATCCGTAAGTTCCTGGAGAGCTAG
- the rplJ gene encoding 50S ribosomal protein L10, producing the protein MNRQEKAQIIESLREKAGRASIAVVTDFKGMTVEEVTNLRVKLRDAGVDYQVVKNTLARLALKDTSHVVLEQYFKENCAIALGYEDPVAMAKALSEFAKTSKMFDLRFGSLEGKFLDADGVKELAKLPSKPELLARVLGTMNAVPTNFVGLFANLLRNCLYALNAIKDKKEAAA; encoded by the coding sequence ATGAACAGGCAAGAAAAAGCCCAGATCATTGAGTCCCTTCGTGAGAAGGCTGGTCGGGCAAGCATTGCCGTCGTCACCGACTTCAAGGGCATGACCGTGGAGGAGGTCACCAACCTCCGCGTGAAGCTCCGCGATGCCGGCGTCGATTACCAAGTCGTCAAGAACACCCTGGCCCGGTTGGCTCTCAAGGACACGTCCCATGTTGTCCTTGAGCAGTACTTCAAGGAAAACTGCGCCATCGCCCTGGGGTATGAAGACCCTGTGGCCATGGCCAAGGCCCTGTCCGAATTCGCCAAGACGAGCAAGATGTTCGATCTGCGTTTCGGCAGCCTTGAAGGAAAGTTTCTTGACGCGGACGGCGTAAAAGAGCTTGCCAAGCTTCCGAGCAAGCCCGAACTGTTGGCGCGGGTCCTCGGCACCATGAATGCCGTTCCCACCAACTTCGTGGGCCTGTTCGCGAACCTGCTGCGGAATTGCCTCTATGCCTTGAACGCCATCAAGGACAAGAAGGAAGCCGCTGCCTAA
- the rplL gene encoding 50S ribosomal protein L7/L12: MSVTKEQVVEFIANMTVLELSEFIKELEEKFGVSAAAPVAAFAAAPAAAAPAEAAEEKTEFDVILAAAGDNKIGVIKVVRALTGLGLKEAKAVVDEAPKPVKEAVSKAEADEAKKQLEEAGAKVEIK; this comes from the coding sequence ATGTCCGTGACCAAAGAACAGGTTGTTGAATTCATTGCCAACATGACTGTGCTTGAGCTCTCCGAGTTCATCAAGGAGCTCGAGGAGAAGTTCGGCGTTTCCGCCGCCGCCCCGGTGGCCGCCTTCGCCGCCGCTCCGGCTGCCGCCGCTCCGGCCGAGGCCGCCGAGGAGAAGACCGAGTTCGACGTCATCCTGGCCGCCGCCGGCGACAACAAGATCGGCGTCATCAAGGTCGTGCGCGCCCTCACGGGCCTGGGCCTGAAGGAAGCCAAGGCCGTGGTCGACGAGGCCCCGAAGCCGGTCAAGGAAGCGGTTTCCAAGGCCGAGGCCGACGAGGCCAAGAAGCAGCTTGAGGAGGCCGGCGCTAAGGTTGAAATTAAGTAA